From a single Pseudorasbora parva isolate DD20220531a chromosome 17, ASM2467924v1, whole genome shotgun sequence genomic region:
- the apcs gene encoding amyloid P component, serum, giving the protein MSFDTKPKTEQKCLRGKVITFPELSTRSWVKLYANESMDLSAATVCMRFYSDQMTASPCLFSLATPSHPQDFSFVWSADTKQYQMFIHSVPVQFKGLTFNLNQWNSVCATWDANSGLAQMFVNEVGSIKKVAGTKVPFKGEPVITLGQCQTQYDGGFQQANVFTGFISDVHVHKQVLTPRQIKTFIDSKIKYKNGDYITWHSLKYSIAGSAQVEEKQQVTFYTKEEQ; this is encoded by the exons atgtcgttcgacacca AGCCGAAAACGGAACAAAAATGTCTGAGGGGGAAGGTCATCACATTCCCAGAGCTGAGCACCAGGAGCTGGGTGAAGCTCTACGCGAACGAATCCATGGATCTGTCTGCAGCCACCGTGTGTATGCGATTCTACTCTGACCAGATGACCGCCAGCCCATGTCTGTTTTCTCTGGCCACACCGTCCCACCCTCAAGACTTTTCTTTTGTTTGGTCAGCTGACACCAAACAATACCAGATGTTCATTCATAGCGTCCCTGTTCAATTCAAAGGGTTGACGTTTAACCTAAATCAGTGGAACTCGGTGTGTGCGACCTGGGATGCTAATAGTGGTCTTGCGCAGATGTTTGTGAATGAAGTAGGCAGCATTAAGAAGGTGGCCGGCACTAAGGTACCTTTTAAAGGAGAGCCTGTCATAACACTCGGCCAGTGTCAGACACAATATGATGGAGGGTTCCAGCAAGCCAATGTCTTCACAGGTTTTATATCAGATGTGCACGTGCACAAACAAGTCCTTACCCCCCGTCAGATTAAGACCTTCATTGATTCAAAGATCAAATACAAAAATGGTGACTACATTACCTGGCACAGTCTGAAATACAGCATTGCTGGGTCTGCACAAGTGGAAGAAAAGCAGCAAGTAACCTTCTACACCAAAGAAGAACAGTGA